CAGAGCGCGATCAACAGAACTGGTTCGAGGGTCTCATGTCGCGCTGAGCGGGGAAGGGAGACGACCGCCAGCGCCAGCGACACGACGCCACGTTGCAGCGGACAACGCCTACGCATGAGGCGAACGACTCTCCGCGTGAGCGGAACAGCTTTGAGCTCGAGCGGAGCAGCTATCCGTGCGGCCGGAACGCGTTTTCGTTCATGCCGAACGAACTTTCAACTCCGCCGATCATGGTTCCGTGCTAGCTGGCCGACCGTGAATTGGGCGGAACAACGCTCCTGTCGAGTGGACTCTGCGGACGGGCGAGCGGAACTCGTGTTACAGCGAGGAGAAGGTGCGCACCAGCAGCCGAACGACGCATGAGCGCGAGGAGAGCGACCGTCAGCATCAGCTATCCGAGCATCGCGCCTGGCGTGCGTCGTCGCACTGTCGCAATCACAGCGAGAGCGACGATGTCTCACCGACGATCCAGGCGCGGCTCGCGAGTACCAGTGACCTCACCGTTGCGCACGGGCGCCGGTGGACGAAGTCAGCTGTCGCGGCCGCCACGCGCGCGGACTCGGCCCTACCAACCCTTTGGCGGATCCGCTGATCTAACCAGTGGTTCCGGCGCGACCGACCCGATTGGGACCTGTGTAACCCGGTGGCGGCTCGTTGCGTACGGACGACGTCTTGTCAGTGTATCCCGGAGGCCCGGAATGTCCTTTTTGAAGCGGCTCTTCTTGACGAATACCCCCGCGTCCAAGCAGCGCGTGCGTGTCTGCGTGGAATGCGGCATGCCCGTGGCCGAGCACAAGGACTGGTGCTCCATCCGCCGTGGGCAGGTGGAGATGGAGCGACGAAAGGCTGAGGGGGAGTAAGATTTGCTTCGTGCGCTGCTAGGCGTCATCGCCCCCGCTGCGCCACGACACCTGGGCCACCGCCGCTCACCGCGCGTTCAAAGGCACGCATGTTGTCCGTTACCGGCACCGCGCGCAGATGATAGAGATCCGACAGTGCGTTCCACGCACCGCCCGCATAAGTCCGCGCGGCGCGGTAGCCGGCAATGTGCGCCCAGGCGGCACTCTGAGCATCCCACGCGCCGAACGGGTACGCAAAGAAGTCGGGGGCGCGTCCGAGATGCTGCTCGATGTCTGCGCGGCTCATCGCCACCTCGTTATGCAGTGCCGCGTGATAGTCGGGGAGGGCGGGATGCGTTCTCGTATGTGAGCCGACCGTCATCCCGGCGGCCTGCAGCTCGCGCAGCTGTTCCCAGGTCATCAGCTTCCTGTCCTTACCGATCGGCGTGGTGAACACGAAGAAGGTCGCCGTCAGTCCGAAGCGACGGAGGATGGGAAAGGCGTGGCTATACTGGTTCTCCCAGCCGTCGTCGAACGTGATCACCACGGCGCGATTCGGGAGGGTCTCGCGCCCCTCGAGGGCATCGACGAGCGCAGCGAATGAGACCACATGGTAGCCGCCGTCCACGAGGTACCGCATCTGGGCCACAAACACCGAGTCGTCGACGTCGAACACGCGCTGCTCGGCGGTCTGCCCTGGATGGTGCGGCATCACACTGTGGTAGACGAGAATGGGGACTCGGAGCGAGTCCGCCGCCGGCGCAGTCGCAGCGCGCGACGCGTGGTGCGCCGCCGCGCTCCCGCCAAGGGTCAGCACGGCCATGGCGCCGAACCACGCGCGTACAGGTAGACGCATTCGAATCATAGGGTCCAGCGCCGGAGCGGTGTTGCTCGTCTCAGAGGACGAGCGAGCGGCGCTCCTCGTCTCGAGTCAACCATCAGTCCCGTAACACTTCGCTCGGGTCGAGTCGCGTCGCGCGCCGTGCCGGGAGCCAGCTGGCGAGCACGCCTGCCGTGCCGAGGATGGCCACGACCGCAGCGAACGTCAGAGGGTCTGAGGGAGCGACGTCGTACAGCAGGGACCGCAGCAGCTGCGTCCCCGCAAGCGCGGCGATCAATCCCAGCCCGAGTCCGAGCGCCGTCAAAGCCGCGCCCTGACCGACGACGAGTCGCAAGACGTCGCGCCGCTCCGCACCTAACGCGACGCGGATACCAATCTCGCGCTTGCGTTGCGAGACGGCGAAGGCCATGACGCCGTAGATGCCGAGGACCGCGAGGACGAGCGCCGCGCTCGCAAACAGGGTGAGCAGAAGCGCGCTGAAACGCGCCTGCGCCATCGCGTCACCGACGCGGGAGACAAGGGTACGAATCTCATAAACTGGCGCGGTCGGCGCGAGCTCATGAATCGCCGACCGCGCCGGGCTCGCAAGCGACGTTGGATCGATCGCCGTGCGCAGAAATACGATCGCGTTCGAGCGCGGCACTTGATAGTACGAGACATACGCGTCCGAGCCGGGCAGCGAGTCGATGGTGTTGAAGCGAACGTCACCGACCACGCCGATGACCCTGGCGCTGTCGAATCCCCCCATCCCGATCCCGATCGTTCTCCCGACGGCTGACTCGTTAGGCCACAGCCGCCGCGCCGCCGTTGCGTTGATGACCATGACTTTGTCGCGCCCGCGGTCGGCATCCGTGAGAAGTCGTCCAGCGATAAGCGGCACGCGCAGCGTTTTGAACCACTGCGGAGTGACGAACTCCACCCCGATGGGCGGTTCGCTGCCGGTGAGGTGTTGGGCCTTGGGGCGACCACCCGCCCAGGCCATGGTTCCCGAGCATCCACCGGTGAGCGGCGGGCAGTCGCCCAGCGCGACGCTTTCGACGCCGGGCAATCCACGGAGCCTCGTCAGGAGTGTTTGATAAAATGTCGTCAACGAGTCGCCATGGTCATCACTGGTGGTCGTGCTGACGCGAAGAGTAAGGACGTTGTCGGGCTGGAAACCGAGGTCCACCGCCATGAGCTTCGCGAGGCTGCGCACCATCACTCCCGACCCGGCAAGCAGCACGAGCGCCAGCGCCAGCTCGAGCACGACGAGCGTGTTGCGCGTCGTCAACCGCCGGAACATGCCGGCGCGAAGCGCGTGACCGGTGGTTCCATCCTTGAGCGCCGCCGTGAGTGAGGGGCGCGTCGCCCGATTCGCCGGAACGAGGCCGAATAGAATCGCCGTCGCGACCGTTGCCGCACCGGCGAAGATGAGCGCTCGCCAGTCGAGGTGGATGGTCGCGAAGTCCACCATGCCAAGGCCGCCGGCCCGATGCGTGCCGAGCGAGCGCGCCGGGTCGACGGCCGACAGGGCGCGTGCGCCCCACCACGCCACCGTCAATCCGGCAAGTCCGCCGAGGGCGGCGAGCAGCAACGTTTCCGTGAGCAGCTGCCTGACGAGACGGCGCCGTGCGGCGCCGATGGCGAGCCTAACGGCGATCTCGCGCTGGCGCGCCGCCGAGCGGACGAGGAACAGGTTCGCAAGGTTCGCGCACGCGATGAGCAGCACGAAGGCGACGGCGCCGAGCAACACGAGCAGCGAGCGCCGGATTATCGGGTCGACGCGAGCGCGGTCGAGGGGCTTCGCCGTCGCCCCCCAACCCGACGTCGTAATCCCGCCCTCGGGATACGCGTCGTTGGCGCGCTTGCCGAGCGTCGCGACATTACCCCGGGCACGCGCGGCGCTGACGCCGGGGGCGAGACGAGCGACCATAGTGAACTCGTGATACCACGCCTCCTTGGCATCGAACATGTAGGCGCGTCGGGCGCCGATGGTGAACCAGAAGTCGGCGTGTCCCGTGAGCCCGGCAAAGTGCGGCGGAAGCACGCCAATCACCGTGTACGGCGCGCCGTCGATGTCGAGCTTTTTTCCGAGGACGTTCGGGTCCGCGTTGAGTCTCGCCTGCCAGAAGCGGTCGCTGACGAGCACGACGCGCTTTCCGTTCGGCCTGTTTTCCTCCGCGAGGAAGTTGCGGCCCAGAGTCGGTTGCACGCCTAACGTGGGGAGGTAGTGCTCGTCGACGACCTCGCCCTGCTCGCGCGTGGCCATGTCCTGCTGGAGCGTCACGGTTTCGCCGGCAGAGAGAGTGAGATCGGAGAACACCCGCTGCGCGTCGCGAAACACTTGCGCCTTGAGATAGGACCACGGTACATCGTCGTGCGGCGCGCGGCCGTGCCTCGCCGGGACCGTGATGCTGACGAGCATCAACCGATCGGGTGCCCGATAGGGAAGGGGACGCAACAGCATCGCGTCGACGGCACTGAAGATTGAGATGTTGGCGCCGATGCCTAA
This sequence is a window from Gemmatimonadaceae bacterium. Protein-coding genes within it:
- a CDS encoding ABC transporter permease, whose amino-acid sequence is MSLLDALRYRWRVFTRPRSYDREMDEEFRFHLSIEEMQQRHAGRESLSTAEARARARRRFGNTTYHKEESRTMSGLGFFDTVSQDLRFAFRTLRRAPGFTVVAILTLALGIGANISIFSAVDAMLLRPLPYRAPDRLMLVSITVPARHGRAPHDDVPWSYLKAQVFRDAQRVFSDLTLSAGETVTLQQDMATREQGEVVDEHYLPTLGVQPTLGRNFLAEENRPNGKRVVLVSDRFWQARLNADPNVLGKKLDIDGAPYTVIGVLPPHFAGLTGHADFWFTIGARRAYMFDAKEAWYHEFTMVARLAPGVSAARARGNVATLGKRANDAYPEGGITTSGWGATAKPLDRARVDPIIRRSLLVLLGAVAFVLLIACANLANLFLVRSAARQREIAVRLAIGAARRRLVRQLLTETLLLAALGGLAGLTVAWWGARALSAVDPARSLGTHRAGGLGMVDFATIHLDWRALIFAGAATVATAILFGLVPANRATRPSLTAALKDGTTGHALRAGMFRRLTTRNTLVVLELALALVLLAGSGVMVRSLAKLMAVDLGFQPDNVLTLRVSTTTSDDHGDSLTTFYQTLLTRLRGLPGVESVALGDCPPLTGGCSGTMAWAGGRPKAQHLTGSEPPIGVEFVTPQWFKTLRVPLIAGRLLTDADRGRDKVMVINATAARRLWPNESAVGRTIGIGMGGFDSARVIGVVGDVRFNTIDSLPGSDAYVSYYQVPRSNAIVFLRTAIDPTSLASPARSAIHELAPTAPVYEIRTLVSRVGDAMAQARFSALLLTLFASAALVLAVLGIYGVMAFAVSQRKREIGIRVALGAERRDVLRLVVGQGAALTALGLGLGLIAALAGTQLLRSLLYDVAPSDPLTFAAVVAILGTAGVLASWLPARRATRLDPSEVLRD
- a CDS encoding polysaccharide deacetylase family protein — encoded protein: MRLPVRAWFGAMAVLTLGGSAAAHHASRAATAPAADSLRVPILVYHSVMPHHPGQTAEQRVFDVDDSVFVAQMRYLVDGGYHVVSFAALVDALEGRETLPNRAVVITFDDGWENQYSHAFPILRRFGLTATFFVFTTPIGKDRKLMTWEQLRELQAAGMTVGSHTRTHPALPDYHAALHNEVAMSRADIEQHLGRAPDFFAYPFGAWDAQSAAWAHIAGYRAARTYAGGAWNALSDLYHLRAVPVTDNMRAFERAVSGGGPGVVAQRGR